The Vibrio astriarenae genome contains a region encoding:
- the gap gene encoding type I glyceraldehyde-3-phosphate dehydrogenase, with product MTIKVGINGFGRIGRFVFRAAQERADIEVVGINDLIDVDYMAYMLKYDSTHGRFNGTVEVEGGNLIVNGKTVRVTAERNPEDLKWDEIGVDVVAEATGLFLTDETARKHITAGAKKVVLTGPSKDATPMFVSGVNFDTYAGQDIVSNASCTTNCLAPIAKVLNDKFGIESGLMTTVHATTATQKTVDGPSAKDWRGGRGASQNIIPSSTGAAKAVGVVLPEVNGKLTGMAFRVPTANVSVVDLTVNLKNGASYEAICAAMKEASEGEMAGVLGYTEDQVVSQDFIGEVCTSVFDAKAGIALNDKFVKVVSWYDNEIGYSNKVLDLIAHVSK from the coding sequence ATGACTATCAAAGTAGGTATTAATGGTTTTGGCCGTATCGGTCGTTTCGTTTTCCGTGCAGCACAAGAGCGCGCTGACATCGAAGTAGTAGGTATCAACGACCTAATCGACGTAGATTACATGGCTTACATGCTTAAGTATGACTCAACTCACGGCCGTTTCAACGGTACTGTTGAAGTTGAAGGCGGTAACCTAATCGTTAACGGTAAAACTGTACGTGTTACAGCTGAGCGTAACCCAGAAGACCTAAAATGGGACGAAATCGGTGTTGACGTTGTTGCTGAAGCAACGGGTCTTTTCCTAACTGACGAGACTGCACGTAAGCACATCACTGCTGGTGCGAAGAAAGTTGTTCTAACTGGTCCTTCAAAAGACGCTACTCCAATGTTCGTTAGCGGCGTAAACTTCGACACTTACGCTGGTCAAGACATCGTTTCTAACGCTTCTTGTACGACTAACTGTCTAGCGCCTATCGCTAAAGTTCTTAACGACAAGTTCGGTATCGAGTCTGGTCTAATGACTACAGTTCACGCTACTACAGCAACTCAAAAAACTGTAGATGGCCCTTCTGCTAAAGACTGGCGCGGTGGCCGTGGTGCTTCTCAGAACATCATCCCATCTTCAACTGGTGCTGCTAAAGCTGTAGGCGTTGTACTTCCAGAAGTAAACGGCAAACTAACTGGTATGGCTTTCCGCGTACCAACTGCTAACGTTTCTGTAGTTGATCTAACAGTTAACCTTAAGAACGGTGCTTCTTACGAAGCTATCTGTGCAGCTATGAAAGAAGCTTCTGAAGGCGAAATGGCTGGCGTTCTTGGTTACACTGAAGACCAAGTTGTTTCTCAAGACTTCATCGGTGAAGTTTGCACTTCAGTATTCGATGCTAAAGCTGGTATCGCACTTAACGACAAGTTCGTTAAAGTTGTATCTTGGTACGACAACGAAATCGGTTACTCAAACAAAGTTCTAGACCTAATCGCTCACGTATCTAAGTAA
- the ansA gene encoding asparaginase, whose translation MTRKHIYIAYTGGTIGMQKSDHGYIPVAGFMEKQLASMPEFHRPEMPEYTIHEYEPLIDSSDMTPMDWQQIADDIRDNYDKYDGFVILHGTDTMAYTASALSFMLENLGKPVIVTGSQIPLAELRSDGQANLLNALHIAANYPINEVTLFFNNQLMRGNRSTKSHADGFNAFTSPNLPALLEAGISIKVSNGVEVDKKPEGDFFVHNITPQPIGVITMYPGISHEVIRNTLRQPVNAMILLTFGVGNAPQNAELLGHLKEASERGVIVVNLTQCLAGKVNMGGYATGCALADAGVISGFDMTPEAALAKLHFLLSQNLSYEEVKAQMQQVLRGEMSL comes from the coding sequence ATGACTAGAAAGCATATCTACATCGCGTATACAGGCGGCACGATCGGCATGCAGAAATCCGATCACGGCTATATCCCTGTCGCAGGTTTTATGGAGAAACAACTGGCGAGCATGCCTGAGTTCCATCGTCCTGAGATGCCTGAATATACGATCCATGAGTATGAGCCATTGATCGACTCTTCGGATATGACGCCTATGGACTGGCAACAGATCGCAGATGACATTCGCGACAATTACGACAAGTATGATGGCTTCGTCATTTTGCATGGTACAGATACCATGGCTTACACAGCATCAGCGCTGTCATTTATGCTAGAGAATCTTGGCAAACCCGTCATCGTTACGGGGTCGCAAATTCCACTGGCAGAACTGCGCTCAGATGGTCAAGCTAATTTGCTTAATGCATTGCATATCGCTGCTAACTACCCAATCAACGAAGTCACCCTGTTCTTCAACAACCAATTGATGCGTGGCAACCGCAGTACCAAGTCACATGCTGATGGTTTTAACGCATTTACCTCACCAAACCTACCAGCCCTGCTAGAGGCCGGAATCAGTATCAAAGTCAGTAATGGTGTTGAAGTCGATAAAAAGCCAGAAGGCGATTTCTTCGTCCACAACATCACGCCTCAACCCATCGGCGTGATCACCATGTATCCAGGTATTTCACACGAGGTCATTCGTAATACGCTGCGCCAACCTGTGAACGCAATGATTCTGCTTACTTTTGGTGTGGGTAACGCTCCGCAGAACGCTGAGCTACTCGGCCACCTCAAAGAAGCATCAGAGCGCGGTGTGATCGTGGTGAACTTAACTCAATGTTTAGCAGGCAAAGTGAACATGGGCGGATACGCAACAGGGTGTGCACTTGCTGACGCAGGCGTTATCAGTGGGTTTGATATGACACCAGAAGCCGCATTAGCCAAACTACACTTCCTACTCAGTCAAAACCTCAGTTATGAAGAAGTAAAAGCGCAAATGCAACAGGTGTTGCGTGGTGAAATGAGCTTGTAA
- a CDS encoding ChaN family lipoprotein, with the protein MHRRTTTHSAATLTITLLLASCIQSSQAPAQIPSIAHYYDYQIIQNSRALDIESLSEKLQTADVVLVGEWHTHSAVHRFQTELYHHLIQSNEEVTLSMEQFTRDKQRLVDAYLSGTIGEQFLKKKANAWPNYESDYRALVELAKLNQQSIVAANAPRKIVRCVGQRGLEYLEELPTDERKWVATNIDLSDNPYKQQFLASMHHDDPSMNEQQYAAQATWDETMAESIVNHLENNPTSKVMHIAGDFHINKGLGIKRVINRLNSDLSVVTISPSSEVESGSDFTLQVLPPPQRYVQEKHRMEAYHSFGHGITPASCD; encoded by the coding sequence ATGCACAGACGAACAACAACCCATTCCGCAGCAACATTGACCATAACCCTGCTACTCGCCAGTTGCATACAATCGTCTCAAGCGCCTGCGCAGATCCCTTCTATCGCGCACTACTACGACTATCAAATTATCCAAAATAGTAGAGCCCTAGATATAGAGTCTTTGTCAGAAAAGCTTCAAACTGCTGATGTTGTTCTTGTCGGTGAGTGGCACACCCACTCCGCCGTCCATCGCTTTCAGACAGAACTTTATCATCACCTGATTCAATCCAATGAGGAGGTAACCCTCTCAATGGAGCAATTTACGCGAGATAAACAACGCCTAGTGGATGCCTATTTAAGTGGCACCATAGGCGAACAGTTCCTAAAAAAGAAAGCCAATGCTTGGCCTAATTATGAGAGTGACTACCGAGCTTTAGTTGAGCTCGCAAAACTCAATCAGCAGTCCATCGTCGCTGCTAACGCACCTCGGAAAATTGTTCGCTGTGTCGGTCAACGTGGACTGGAGTATCTAGAGGAGCTACCGACCGACGAGCGGAAGTGGGTAGCAACCAACATAGACTTGAGTGATAATCCCTACAAGCAGCAGTTCTTAGCCTCAATGCATCATGACGATCCGTCAATGAATGAACAGCAATATGCCGCTCAGGCAACTTGGGATGAGACGATGGCCGAGAGTATTGTCAATCACCTCGAAAATAATCCAACGAGCAAAGTCATGCATATCGCGGGCGACTTCCACATAAATAAAGGTCTTGGTATCAAACGAGTCATTAATAGGCTCAATTCAGACCTGAGCGTTGTGACGATTAGTCCTTCGTCAGAGGTCGAGTCCGGAAGCGATTTTACCCTTCAAGTATTACCCCCTCCACAACGATATGTTCAAGAAAAGCACCGAATGGAAGCCTATCACTCGTTTGGGCACGGTATTACTCCGGCTTCCTGCGACTAA
- a CDS encoding protein-disulfide reductase DsbD family protein codes for MQNLLWRTSLFVKIGLLFSLLSFPLLAKTIETPWLVNPDHPPVDIQFALTGDVEQDSNSVLGLLHVRLADDWKTYWRSPGEGGIAPTLSWKDSSHNIQAVDWFWPFPEQFNILGIRTLGYQKEVVFPLHVRVEDLNQPVQLKSVLTLPTCTTICVLTDYPIDLEFEPQALMFSEERMFQFSQAMSKVPPQASDTEVVSAIWDQMDQRLAVTLRQVNSWSMPTILPFVEAMELEELDFQLVSSQVQSETLTLLYDVFSWTGEVDLQGQVVNLNIKDNHRLFDIGFSPSAGIVEEANIPVSSVSTLTVFGWALIGGLILNIMPCVLPVLGMKLNTIVSAQGVGKQTIRKQFLATSAGIVACFWLIAVSLSLLKFAGHSIGWGMQFQSVWFLALMALVTGLFAFNMLGLLTVSLPNRIANWAGSKGDNSYAGHFVQGMFATLLATPCSAPFLATAIAYAFGADMLTLFAIFTALALGMSLPWLAIALYPKAVRWLPKPGKWMLWFKLALGTMMLLTSIWLLTLLRHHIPLFWVVTIGLFMFVWMLRQIKRNYGDKSMVVFGSLGIVLSAGGIFVASMTTDSWVTPLPPEPQWVALSQDSIDELVGEGKTVFVDVSADWCITCKSNKIGVLLQQPVYGELHADDTVPMLGDWTRAQSTVTEYLRANNRFGVPFNIVYGPGAPEGIPLPVILNDQTVLDALNKARGEKR; via the coding sequence ATGCAAAATTTACTTTGGCGAACCTCATTATTCGTCAAAATAGGACTACTTTTCAGTCTGCTAAGCTTTCCTCTACTCGCTAAAACGATTGAAACACCATGGTTGGTGAACCCGGATCATCCGCCAGTCGATATCCAATTTGCGTTAACGGGCGATGTTGAACAGGACTCAAACTCGGTGTTAGGTCTACTGCATGTGCGGCTTGCCGATGACTGGAAAACGTATTGGCGCTCTCCCGGTGAAGGGGGAATTGCTCCGACTTTAAGTTGGAAAGATTCGTCGCACAATATACAAGCTGTTGATTGGTTTTGGCCTTTTCCCGAACAGTTTAATATCTTGGGAATCCGAACCCTGGGTTATCAAAAGGAAGTGGTGTTCCCGCTTCATGTTCGAGTGGAAGATCTCAACCAACCGGTACAACTCAAGTCAGTGTTAACTCTGCCGACGTGTACTACTATCTGTGTTCTCACCGACTACCCCATTGACTTGGAGTTTGAGCCTCAAGCGCTGATGTTCTCGGAAGAGAGAATGTTTCAGTTTAGCCAAGCAATGAGCAAAGTGCCGCCACAAGCGAGCGATACAGAAGTCGTTTCTGCAATTTGGGATCAAATGGATCAGCGTTTAGCGGTGACATTGCGACAGGTTAACTCATGGTCAATGCCCACCATCCTACCTTTTGTCGAGGCGATGGAGCTTGAAGAGTTGGATTTCCAACTCGTTTCTAGCCAAGTTCAGTCTGAGACCCTCACTCTGCTTTACGATGTCTTTTCATGGACTGGAGAGGTGGATCTTCAGGGTCAGGTCGTCAACCTGAATATCAAAGATAACCATCGCTTGTTTGACATCGGCTTTAGTCCTTCGGCAGGTATCGTCGAAGAAGCCAATATACCCGTCTCATCTGTCTCTACCCTGACGGTTTTTGGTTGGGCCCTGATAGGTGGCTTGATTTTGAATATCATGCCCTGTGTGTTGCCAGTTCTCGGTATGAAACTGAACACCATCGTCAGTGCACAAGGTGTGGGCAAACAGACGATAAGAAAGCAGTTTTTAGCAACGAGTGCAGGTATCGTAGCCTGTTTTTGGCTGATAGCCGTGAGCTTGTCACTGCTTAAATTCGCGGGCCACTCAATTGGCTGGGGTATGCAGTTTCAAAGTGTCTGGTTCTTAGCCCTGATGGCTCTCGTGACGGGATTGTTTGCGTTCAACATGCTTGGCTTGTTGACCGTTTCACTACCCAATCGCATCGCAAATTGGGCGGGGAGTAAAGGCGACAACTCTTACGCTGGTCACTTCGTTCAGGGCATGTTTGCGACACTTCTGGCCACGCCTTGTAGCGCACCGTTCTTGGCAACGGCCATCGCTTATGCATTTGGTGCGGATATGTTAACCCTGTTTGCCATCTTCACCGCTCTAGCTCTTGGGATGTCTTTGCCTTGGTTAGCGATTGCCTTGTACCCAAAGGCAGTTCGTTGGTTACCTAAGCCAGGCAAATGGATGCTTTGGTTCAAACTTGCTCTAGGTACGATGATGCTGCTCACTAGTATCTGGTTACTCACGCTATTGAGACACCATATTCCCCTATTTTGGGTCGTGACGATTGGCTTATTCATGTTTGTGTGGATGCTTCGTCAAATCAAGCGCAACTATGGTGATAAGAGCATGGTGGTGTTTGGCTCTTTAGGGATAGTGCTATCGGCTGGTGGCATTTTTGTGGCAAGCATGACAACAGACAGTTGGGTTACTCCTCTCCCTCCAGAACCACAATGGGTTGCCTTGTCTCAAGATTCGATTGATGAGTTAGTAGGAGAGGGCAAAACGGTGTTTGTGGATGTTAGCGCAGATTGGTGTATCACCTGTAAGTCAAACAAGATCGGTGTATTGCTACAACAGCCTGTGTACGGCGAACTTCATGCCGATGATACCGTACCGATGCTTGGTGACTGGACGCGAGCGCAATCGACGGTGACTGAGTATTTACGGGCCAATAACCGTTTTGGAGTGCCATTTAATATTGTTTATGGGCCCGGTGCGCCAGAGGGTATTCCGCTCCCTGTTATTCTGAACGATCAAACGGTGCTTGATGCACTGAACAAGGCCAGGGGAGAGAAGCGATGA
- a CDS encoding D-hexose-6-phosphate mutarotase → MDYSTLPAISALSDCVSIAKLDDIKVVRIQHEKATAAISLHGGHVLSFTPNGQQDLIWMSQEAQFDGKAAIRGGIPVCWPWFGRIAAPAHGFARTTQWELVEHRENDKGVIVELALFPSEETHDIWPHLFDVRLVIEVAEQMKVSLNIINIDDEEWTFSGALHTYLNVGDIRQTKTTGMGPQYLDSLQGGKQCEGGDALVLTGTIDRVYTHPEAQINVHDPIINRVITVENQGHNSAVLWNPWAEGAQSMDDMSDEGYQTMICVESSVHANDITQGVTLQPGETHVLSTVIGA, encoded by the coding sequence ATGGACTATTCAACTCTCCCAGCGATAAGCGCACTCTCAGACTGTGTAAGCATCGCCAAACTTGATGACATCAAAGTTGTTCGTATTCAACATGAAAAGGCGACAGCCGCGATCTCCTTGCATGGTGGTCATGTGCTGTCGTTTACCCCAAACGGTCAACAGGACCTGATCTGGATGAGCCAAGAAGCTCAATTTGACGGAAAGGCAGCTATCCGTGGTGGTATTCCTGTATGCTGGCCGTGGTTTGGTCGAATAGCGGCGCCTGCACACGGTTTTGCCCGTACTACCCAATGGGAGTTGGTTGAACACCGCGAGAACGATAAAGGCGTCATCGTAGAGCTCGCCCTTTTCCCATCAGAAGAAACGCATGATATTTGGCCACACCTGTTTGATGTTCGCTTAGTGATCGAGGTCGCTGAGCAGATGAAAGTATCGCTTAATATCATCAACATCGACGATGAAGAGTGGACGTTCTCTGGAGCACTACACACCTACCTCAATGTTGGTGACATCCGCCAAACCAAAACAACAGGAATGGGACCACAGTATCTAGACAGCTTGCAAGGCGGTAAGCAATGTGAAGGTGGTGACGCTCTTGTATTAACGGGCACTATTGACCGTGTATACACGCATCCAGAAGCTCAAATTAACGTTCACGACCCTATCATCAATCGGGTGATCACAGTGGAAAATCAGGGACACAATTCGGCTGTACTCTGGAACCCATGGGCAGAAGGCGCTCAATCAATGGATGATATGAGTGACGAAGGCTATCAGACAATGATCTGTGTCGAGTCAAGCGTTCACGCGAACGACATTACACAAGGTGTTACCTTACAACCGGGGGAAACACACGTTCTGTCTACCGTTATCGGTGCTTAA
- a CDS encoding protein disulfide oxidoreductase, protein MNKRLGVMRFIKQTCLYLSLFIVVSTGVDWYRTSDGLQELPSALISQTIDGESVDLVEMSSDSPVIVYFWATWCSVCRFVSPSVSWLSDYYPTYAVALSSGSDARVQAFTQSHNYNFETINDTQGSWMKSWQISVTPTIYILHQGEIKSATTGFTSPIGILVRAWLS, encoded by the coding sequence ATGAACAAAAGATTGGGTGTTATGCGTTTTATAAAGCAAACGTGTCTCTACTTGAGCCTATTTATTGTGGTGTCGACTGGTGTGGATTGGTATAGGACGTCAGATGGCCTTCAAGAACTGCCAAGTGCGTTGATTTCGCAAACGATAGACGGTGAGTCAGTTGATTTGGTTGAAATGAGTTCTGACTCTCCTGTTATCGTTTACTTTTGGGCAACGTGGTGCTCAGTATGCCGTTTTGTCAGCCCTTCAGTGAGTTGGCTATCTGATTATTACCCTACGTATGCTGTTGCGCTCAGTTCAGGCAGCGATGCTCGTGTTCAGGCTTTCACCCAATCACATAACTACAACTTTGAAACTATTAATGACACACAAGGGTCGTGGATGAAGTCATGGCAAATCTCCGTGACGCCAACGATCTATATCCTCCATCAAGGGGAAATCAAATCAGCAACGACAGGTTTTACTTCACCAATCGGAATATTGGTGCGAGCTTGGCTGTCGTAA
- a CDS encoding DsbA family protein produces the protein MFKKLNVLVTTLVVIFTSFHLFAQEQDVLIAEINDILKENPEIVAPLHQNLVSYLDQSRSLAEKIDSYQELFHHPDQPYFGNKDGELTIVAFYDYSCPFCKRLEPELEKVVKAYPNVKVIHMLMPLKEQGNTENSAALAMNVWKHDHSSFSETHELLVKKRGAHNVRSVKSVAKKTATEAALEQDLETESRLAQNYQVFIDLGMRGTPAMIIGDEIVSGYVPFERLKQVVEAKL, from the coding sequence ATGTTCAAAAAACTCAATGTACTTGTTACAACACTCGTTGTTATATTCACGTCCTTTCATCTCTTTGCCCAAGAGCAAGACGTATTGATCGCGGAGATAAACGACATACTAAAAGAGAATCCAGAAATCGTTGCACCCCTGCATCAGAACTTGGTGTCCTATCTCGATCAATCACGCTCCTTAGCGGAGAAAATAGACTCTTACCAAGAGCTGTTTCATCATCCAGACCAGCCTTATTTTGGCAACAAGGATGGAGAACTGACTATTGTCGCCTTCTATGATTACAGCTGCCCTTTTTGTAAGCGCCTCGAGCCAGAATTAGAGAAAGTGGTGAAAGCTTATCCGAATGTAAAGGTGATCCATATGTTGATGCCACTGAAAGAACAGGGGAATACTGAGAACTCAGCTGCGCTGGCGATGAATGTCTGGAAGCATGACCATAGTAGCTTCAGTGAAACTCATGAATTGTTAGTGAAAAAGCGTGGCGCACACAATGTGCGTTCAGTGAAGAGTGTGGCAAAAAAGACCGCCACTGAGGCCGCTTTGGAGCAAGACTTAGAGACGGAATCTCGATTAGCTCAGAATTATCAGGTGTTTATCGATCTGGGTATGCGCGGCACTCCAGCGATGATAATTGGTGATGAAATTGTTTCGGGCTATGTCCCCTTTGAACGCTTGAAACAAGTCGTCGAAGCGAAACTATAG
- a CDS encoding DUF2989 domain-containing protein, with the protein MYQLVKLSLLTATIIFLSGCFDNTTDTDRLCADNPDLKCQFLNMEDGQCRIDRTNLVWQRYDKLKSPTDVNKIKEIELVAKYRSCLELAAQIEPLDARERKTKRVETMIFMGEEYRRLVEELKTSDSAEVLYFLWSHTGDDASRRRFLQREGRPELETAEMQYALATFYSSRDEQKTEQLLHRSLELSKTAKPNTEIFKTLSSLYYKNQRLDQAYLWSMVAKSHGVAIASKQELNYLYSDLSNEQKQDLEAQANSILQEIELHTYQSRSIKFR; encoded by the coding sequence ATGTATCAGTTGGTAAAACTCAGTCTATTAACAGCGACAATCATTTTTCTAAGTGGCTGTTTCGACAATACGACAGACACAGACAGGCTTTGTGCAGACAACCCAGACCTAAAGTGCCAGTTCCTCAATATGGAGGACGGTCAATGTCGAATCGACCGCACCAATTTAGTTTGGCAACGTTACGACAAGCTAAAAAGCCCCACTGATGTCAACAAAATCAAAGAGATTGAGTTGGTTGCAAAGTATCGTTCGTGCCTTGAACTGGCTGCACAAATAGAGCCTCTAGACGCACGTGAGCGCAAAACGAAGCGCGTTGAAACCATGATTTTCATGGGAGAAGAATATCGCCGCCTCGTAGAAGAGCTTAAGACCTCCGACTCTGCTGAAGTCCTTTACTTTCTCTGGTCACACACTGGCGACGATGCTTCTCGACGCCGTTTTTTACAACGTGAAGGACGCCCAGAGCTAGAGACTGCTGAAATGCAGTATGCTTTAGCAACATTTTATAGTTCTAGAGACGAGCAGAAGACTGAGCAACTCCTGCACCGTTCTCTTGAGCTTTCAAAGACAGCTAAGCCCAATACAGAGATATTCAAAACACTGAGCAGTTTATACTATAAAAACCAACGCTTAGATCAAGCATACCTATGGTCTATGGTTGCTAAATCTCACGGTGTTGCCATTGCATCAAAGCAAGAGCTCAATTACCTTTACAGCGATTTAAGCAATGAGCAAAAACAAGACCTAGAGGCGCAAGCCAATTCAATTTTGCAGGAAATTGAACTTCACACCTACCAATCTCGCTCTATTAAATTTCGATAA
- the rlmA gene encoding 23S rRNA (guanine(745)-N(1))-methyltransferase, whose translation MSYQCPLCHQSLTLTDRTYRCSNNHSFDLAKEGYVNLMPVQHKRSKDPGDNKEMMQARRRFLDHDYYARLRNRIAELCLENTHQQTSTILDIGCGEGYYTSHLAQETQSTVFGLDISKAMIKQAAKRYSDVNFTVASSQRLPFSDNSLNAVVRIYAPCHHDELYRTIADNGIIITVTPAARHLFQLRELIYEEVRLHHDEAESIVGFELESEENLSYPMHLSGSDAYDLLQMTPFAWKASPGLVADLKSREAFVCDTDFSIRVYRKAR comes from the coding sequence ATGTCCTACCAATGTCCGCTTTGTCATCAATCGCTAACCTTGACTGACCGTACCTACCGTTGCTCAAACAATCATAGCTTCGATCTTGCGAAAGAAGGCTATGTCAACTTGATGCCCGTGCAGCATAAGCGTTCAAAAGATCCTGGTGACAACAAAGAGATGATGCAGGCAAGACGACGCTTTCTTGACCACGATTATTACGCCCGGTTAAGAAATAGAATCGCTGAACTCTGTCTAGAAAATACCCACCAGCAAACGTCTACTATCCTTGATATTGGCTGTGGTGAGGGCTATTACACTTCTCATTTGGCTCAAGAAACACAGTCGACCGTCTTTGGTTTGGATATCTCTAAGGCGATGATTAAACAGGCTGCCAAACGGTACAGTGATGTCAACTTTACGGTAGCTTCAAGCCAGCGCCTGCCCTTCTCTGATAACTCACTCAACGCCGTGGTACGCATATATGCTCCATGTCATCACGATGAGCTTTATCGGACTATCGCCGATAATGGCATCATTATTACCGTTACTCCTGCCGCACGACACTTATTCCAACTTCGCGAACTGATCTACGAAGAGGTTCGGTTACATCACGATGAGGCGGAATCGATCGTTGGTTTTGAGTTGGAATCTGAAGAGAACCTGAGTTATCCAATGCACCTTTCAGGTTCAGATGCGTATGACTTACTGCAGATGACCCCCTTTGCTTGGAAAGCATCGCCAGGGCTCGTTGCTGATTTAAAATCGAGGGAAGCGTTCGTGTGTGACACTGACTTCTCAATCAGGGTCTATCGTAAGGCTCGTTAA
- the msrB gene encoding peptide-methionine (R)-S-oxide reductase MsrB, giving the protein MEKIEKPDSVWRQELTAEEFRVCREQGTEAPFSGTLLHNRDTGIYHCTCCQAPLFESENKFDSGCGWPSFDAAINDEAIRYLRDTSHGMVRTEIRCARCDSHLGHVFPDGPPTTGERYCVNSVSLIFNKNES; this is encoded by the coding sequence ATGGAAAAGATAGAGAAGCCTGATTCCGTATGGCGTCAGGAGTTAACCGCAGAAGAGTTCAGAGTGTGCCGAGAGCAAGGTACCGAAGCGCCATTTTCAGGGACGTTACTCCACAATAGAGATACAGGTATTTACCATTGCACTTGCTGCCAAGCACCACTTTTCGAGTCCGAGAATAAGTTCGACTCTGGTTGTGGATGGCCAAGCTTTGATGCCGCTATAAATGATGAAGCCATCCGTTATTTGCGCGATACAAGTCACGGTATGGTTCGAACTGAAATTCGCTGTGCTCGTTGCGATAGCCATTTGGGGCATGTGTTCCCAGATGGGCCGCCAACGACAGGAGAACGTTACTGTGTTAATTCAGTTTCGTTAATATTTAACAAAAATGAAAGTTAA
- a CDS encoding YeaC family protein codes for MDANKLLEAITPEVYQRLTYAVETGRWPEGQTLTQAQRDSCMQAVMLYQSKHNTEAQHMTIAAGGDIAFKSKSELKREFQPQSQDIARFKVTENEA; via the coding sequence ATGGATGCAAACAAGCTACTTGAAGCCATTACCCCAGAAGTGTACCAACGCTTGACCTATGCTGTTGAAACGGGCCGTTGGCCTGAAGGCCAGACGCTAACCCAAGCTCAGCGTGACTCATGCATGCAAGCTGTCATGCTTTATCAATCCAAGCATAATACCGAAGCACAACATATGACGATTGCTGCGGGTGGTGATATTGCTTTCAAATCGAAAAGCGAGTTAAAACGTGAATTTCAACCGCAGTCGCAAGACATAGCCCGCTTTAAAGTAACAGAAAATGAAGCATGA